The genomic stretch ATCTTGCTTTTGTTggagtttgtaatttgtatctGTGGCTCTATTGTGATTAAGGCTGGAATTCTGGAAGTGAATAAGATATTGAACAAgtatacaattattttgtatCTGCTAAAATAGTaataggaataataataaaataataaaaggaataaaaagaaaattatggAGTTGTGACTTTTGTAACATTGATTTTCTGAACTTTACTGTACGAtgcattgttttgtattgtaaacAACAACTCAGGTGCTGAATCGGTGACATTCCTCTCTACACCAAAAATTGCCCGTTTACCAAGAATGTGCAGAATTCTCCACTGGTTTGCAGTTCATTTCTTATTTCAGCAATATGAGTCATACAGTTTAGAAATGTTTCGTTCCTTTCTAATATTAGTAGGTGCCTTACTTCATCCCCTCATGCTTAGGCCAAATGACTGTAACAGATCCACTTGTTTCAGTTTATTGTTTGATTTAGTACACCATACCATCTATAGTGGTTCAGGTCTAACAATAAAGCTCCTGCATGTGTAGCCAACATGACTATAACTGAGCCTCTTTCTGGAAACCCTTATGTTATATAGATTCATAATATCTGTACATAACTACATGTGTGTTTGTTGATGATGTCTCTGTAAATGTATCAGCAGAACATCCATATAAGGCTTCAGAGAGTCATTTAGAAAGCTCTACGATGCATTCCAAAGATCCCTGGATAACTTTCTGCTTCTTAGGAATTACCATCCCATATTTATCTGAGATGTAAACGTCAGACCCGTGCAGCAAGAACACTGCTGGCTCTCTAACGAGTTTACTTTCCATTATTTATGGACTTTGTCCTATTCTGTGGGAAAAATGCTAAATTACTGTAATATTACTTTACATATATTGTCCAAAGGGAAGTGTGATAAAAGTTAATAGACAGGAAGGTATCTTAATGCTTAGTTACAGCTTTCAAGGGAGCCCAGCTCATGTTAGATTGAAGACCTGATCACATTGTAACGGACAGTCATTTCACAAGCCCTTTGGTGGCTGAAACTATTGTTTCAACACACCACACAAATTCTAaaatcctattttgttgcaCTTAATTGCAAAAATATTGCTTATCCAGaaagttttttaaatgttaaataaaatacaaacatacatatatctTTTTAAAACATAGCAGTGCTAAAATAGTCAGGCCTAGCCACAAATTAGGCTAGAAAACATATCCTGGGAATCGGTAACATCAATAGGAACTGTctatttaataattcaatttgtagtagatattaaatattttctttagagcatttaaacaaaatctaaaaataaataaatatattgtcagctttaaaaagcaaaacattgtCTAGGAGTCGAATGAGGTATGAAATGGGTGTTAAATAAATTCAAAGGTAGAATTCCAGTTATGGAGTTTTGTGTATTACATTGCGTTGGGATGTTTGGCAGGGTTTAGTTATTCCGTTGTAATAAATGATGTGTCCGGCTAAACAACAGGGTGCGGCCATTGCCTTACATTGTAACTGACTTTGTATCTGCACACATTGCTTCCCACATAATCCAACCAGGCAGGAATTCAAAACGGTCATGAAGGTGTTTGAAAGTggtaatttaaaaatagtttctACATTATCATTCTTCAGTAACTGTACGTATAACCTGTCTTTTCTCTTAAACGGTTTTGCTATAATTTGGGTTGAGATTACCCCCCTCATCAACACCCGCACCCGCACATTTTCAGGCTGTCcatagtgtgtgtatattttttatgaatTAATCAAGCGGAAAGATGTATATATTTCGGTGCAAAGTGCTCGGGGGACACTCTCATCGGTGTGCCAGGGAGCAGAGGGGACTTCCATGAAAGGTGAGCCAATGGTGGTGGATAGGCAGGATGGGGAGGAGGAATGACATGACAGAGGAGAGGAAAAATGCCTGTATTTTATATCAGCCTGATTTGAACTGCTTATTTTTctgaaataacaataatatgttACTTGTGGTAATTATGATTTAGatttatctatttttaaatcatattagATACACTGCATATCAATAGAtctgtaatataaatatatattccattgaataaaaaaaactactattatatttctttcattgaaaaaaaaatgtatcatattTGTAAAATTCCTTAAAAGAATCCAGATATCCAGCTTTTATACCATTAACTAAAATTAATTATATGAATTACAAAAAGATAGATACAATCTTTCAATAGAACAACAGAGCACCTCCCACTTCCACTTTGTAACTCTCATGATAATAATGTTGTCCATCATAATGATGATAATGGAGATCAcgttactttaaaaatatatatttattttcaggttACATTCTGCGACATAAACAATAAGATAAAATTGCGATTCGCAATCCTCAACATTACATTAACACACCCTGTAGTTAATAACACTGTTAATCTGTActgtacatttacattattattattattattattattattattattagttggtCATTTGGTTATTGTATTACAACACAAAAGATTGGGTgagttaaaataattgtatatacagTTGGGTCAGCTTTGTATAGTTTCTTTGTTGATTTTTCGGGGAGAGAGACATCTTTCCCTTTGGTGCAACATTTTCTTGATAAGCATGTCTAACTATACTACTTCCAAATAAGACCTGGGTCAAAAACAGGTGACTAATGTTGAACtactttcaaatattttactCTACAAATGAATGTAAGTCATGATCCTGAATTCAAAGCAGGTTGCTGTTAAGAGAGCAGATTTATGTAGCCTGTTCATTTTTTCAACTAAGTATGTCAATCTTTTAAAATCATGTTTCTTTGTGAAAACCTACTTGAATATTTTGAATAGCTGATCCTTTGAGTCAACTTTTTCTTCAAAATATATTCACCAATTAAACATCAAAGCAACTATATCTATCGCCGGCTTGATATATACTAAAATGTTAATATTATgttgctataaaaaaaaaatgttatttcatcTTACCCCATTGGCAGCCGCCATTTGGACAATAACCTCAGTAGCTGTCCTACTGAAGTATCTCCCATCTCCACCGACAACCATGGTGCAGCCCTGGCGGTCCCTGAGGTCGATGGATGACAGGACGCTCTGGATGAAGTTCTGCAGGTAGTTCCTCTTACTCTCAAAGACCACAGTCTTCCTCCTCAGCCCGCCGCTCCCGGGGCGCTGGTCATCATAGGGGACCGTCTGGACCGTCACGACAGGGATAGGGCTTGCCTCCATGGTCCTGCTGCACAGTCCACCTAGGTGCGTCTTTCTGTGTCCTTTCTCGGTGTTGGAGATGTAATACCGTCTGGATTATCCTCAAATAAACAGCCGTCTAACGTACTGGAAGTGTGCAATATCTCGATGCAGCCTCTTATGTCCTTTCCacgacaacaaacaaacacaacttgCATGAACCTGTGCACTTGCCTGCTTGTTGAGGCAGAAGAGGTTCTTGGTTCCaggacaagaaaagaaaaacaggatgAGTTCTCGTTACAGGGTCTGTGGTGGGTTCTTCCAGTTTCGGTTTCTGAAGTATTGTCACttgtattgtgtgtttgtgttgttctaGAGGTCCATTGGAAACAAGTAACTTAATTGCGAAAACAAACCCCACGATGTGTCCACTGTGGTTGTTCCTGAGAGAAGCTCACCAGCCCAGGCGTCGTTTGACAACTCCCCCCTTTTCAAACGGGTCTTTCAACAAGGACAACAGCTTGCCAACAATGCGGGGAGGGCCAGAAACCTTCGCGATCAGCTGCGACTGAGCCAGAAATAGCCCGgcgagagaggagaggattGTGCTCTGCCACTGTTGGAACTGGATGCAACACTTGTTGTAGAGAGTCAAATGCTGTCAGCATAAACCGTTAGTGGATATCTTTCCTGTGTCTGTTTTAGGGTTGTTAAAAGAATCACAGAGCACCTTGTTATGACCTTatctcaccccccacccccatttaatatacaataaaatagaataaaagACTGATTTCCTAATTAGAGCGTatagacattttaaatatgtatatgcatACTAAATAATCCAATATCGTTTCGTGTAAGggcttgaataataataataatattaataataataataataataataataataataataataagtagtagtagtagtagtagtagtagtagtagtagtagtgataGTCGTATTGCTTATTGTTTTGTTGATCAGTTGTGTTTAAATTGCTGCATTGTCTGATTAGTGCGCAGGTTAGGCGGCCAATAGCGCAACCGTGTGTTTCAACGCGCCATTGCAACGGTTTCCTTCTTCCTCTTCTCttctttctgtatttatttacagaatAACGGGGTTGCACTTTTGTCTACCCATCTCAAAATAATGTATCGAGTCGTTTTCCTAAATTCCCCCAATAATGTAGAGCAATGTGAGTATTGTATTCAATAAAATCTGGATTATAGTCAGCAGAGAAAAACGCAACCTCAAAGTcaatattgaagaaacaaagtATTGCAGTATATGACAGAAGTGACTAACATGTACAGGCGCCTGTTCACGTATCCCTTGTTTCAAATTACGCATGGTCACCAAACCGTATAACATTTTCTGAATATTGGTAATTATACCTTTAACAAATAACTTATTTACGGTCAAATGATAGCAAAAATTTAGATTGTTCTGAATATCccagttacatttgaataatatgGCCAAGTTTATCTGGACacttacaatttcaaattatgtaAATTATGAATGAACCTCATCTCCTCTATTGTCACTGCAAATAAGGAAACCACTCAGTgcagaacattattattattattattattattattattattattattattattattttcttctttccatTCTTTAACAATAGTTTTTGCATGATATACTGTagaatgtgtattattttatggTTCTAGTAAGCAGGTCATCCGTGAGGACAGGTATTCTATACATTCAATACATTTCactattgtttttcaatatgttttgagtTTTTAATAGTTTATAAATCAATAGTTTTGGTCATATCCGTTACAAAAGCACTTGCAGAGGTGTCACGTTGAATCACTGTACGAAGTTTACAGCGCAAGGATGGACTGTGTAggaatatattataaatcattTCAATCTTGAACCACTAGAGGGGAGCATCActacattaaagaaaaacagctAACATTTGAATGTAGGCTAATCATTgaaaatattgttatatataaatatatgattaaGATTCATGGTTAACGTATACAATTAAATGAAGTATTCAGTTctatagaagaaaataaaatattgacataGACTGATGAAATAGAAAAGTAgctggtgtgacctggaaaagacgCTGTACagtgaaacaagtggaaatattttggggaggccttaatccagcagtggatagataaaggttaatgattattattattattattattattattattattattactattattattattattattattattattttatttattagcagacacccttgtccagggcgacttacaaaatattagCGCAATGATGATGTACAGTCAAGATTGGATTAACGGAATACCTTTAAAGTTTTACAGACCGATAGATATCACTTAAAAGAAGGTAAGACGTcactaatgtgttaattgcacaaacaagatgcataacattcctcACTTGTTGTTACTTAAAAATAACGCCCTAATTGAAATGATTTCACACTGTGCCGGGTGAATTGAAGCCGGTGATAACAATAACATGGATAACATACATTGGGTTTAAATCCTCTTTATTATAGCAATTTGCTTGATCCGTGTATCTTCACAGatcaaaataaactgtagtctttataagcattaaacgtacttacaatttacagacaAGGTACTTATTcaagttttcaagaaaataggtttcacgatatcagtgattagcagaaaactgaaaccaactCCTGCATTAAAAAGACTGAACGTGATACATACACCTTCTCTGACATGAACGCATTATTGATGTCTGATTTATGTCGGTTTGTACAAAGAATAAGGGTATCAAGATCAGGCCCGGCACCACGGGGGGGCAAAAGGCGGCAGTGCCCCCTCAGTTGGAATATTGTGcccttcacattttattttgatccgGTTATTAATATAAATGTCTAATGTGATTTCTTCTTACAAAACTGGCGTGCATTGTCGCAGATACAGTCTGTATTTTTACTCCCCCAGCGCACTTCATCCATTCATATGTACAGCCACGGAAGAAATGacgagaccactccaagttcagaaatcaatgttaagtggtctcttaatttttttcagagctgtatatgaaaTCAGACATCATTTTCTTCAATTATTGAAGCTTTCATTGTTTTAGCCAAACTTACACGTAAATAATATGCACTCCGACATAGTcaaacagatagatagataatgcATTTCAGTTTAAATTCATTATATAAGTGTGTACCTATGCGCGTGTGAAAAACACgacagaaaaatgaaaatgtttttttcacattttattctcATGTCACAACATACAATACCATTTTCCCATACAACGTGAAGCATGCATGAGTGCGTCAGGAAAGCACGGGGAAGCCAATCAATACACAacttaataaattaatagactatgtatttacatttaaaaatatacttaagAGCAAGGGTTATTTATACATGTACAATGCTTTAAACATGTAATGACTGGCTATACAAAAACGTGCAGTTGTATAgcctatatacatttaaatggaaTGTCCATATACGCAATGGTCCATTGATAACAGCCGGCTACATTGATGCGTAAatgccagtttgcgctgtttaAAATCGACAGCAGTATGACAAGCAGACAGTTACTTTGTCCATATTTTCGTTGTATGTCTGATACTTTGAATGTCTGGATTAGGCTACATCTGGAGTCAACAATGTGGGTAGGGCATCGGCACGTTTTCACTGGACGAAATTGCACTTAAGAGGGAACTGGGGCAAAACACAGTTCTCGGAGGAGCAGATAACAGTGGAGGCAGCAAACAACTCGCGGGTCTTTGCAGGAAAGGCGAATAGTCCACTGTCGTCTGTAGGCTGGCGTGCTGCAAAAATGAAGAGGTCTTTCCTATGATACTGTCGATGCTGAATGAGCATTTGCTCGGCCTCCCACCGGCGGCGTCGAGATCCGGAGACGGCTCCCCGAGCTGCACCTGTAGTCCTTTGGGGCCGGGCACCTTCCTGCTGCTGCCGTCCTGGTACTGCAGAGGATGGGCAGCGGGTGGCATCACCACTCTGTCCTGGACTGGGATATATCTAAGCGCAGCTGTGGTCTGGGCCTGCATTGCATAGGGTCGCCCATAGGGCCGGTAACAACCGAAATTGGGATAAAACACGAGTCCGTCTTTGACAAACTCCGGCTGGTGTCTCTTAAACCTTTTTCTCCGTCGGAGGAAGCTGCCGTTGTCAAACATGTCTTCGGAAGCCGGGTCTAGGGACCAGTAGTTCCCTTTGCCGGGGTTCCCGGGCTCCCTGGGGATCTTGATGAAGCAGTCATTGAGGGACAGGTTGTGCCTGATGGAGTTCTGCCAGGCAGGGAACTTCTCCCTGTAGTAAGGGAATTTGTTGCTAATGAAGTCACAGATCCCACTCAGCGTCAGTTTCTTCTGTGGGCTCTGCAGGATGGCCATGGTTATCAGAGCAATGTAAGAGTAAGGAGGTTTGACCAGGCTGCTCTGGGCTCTGCTGGAGGAGAGGACCTCCGCGCCGAAGCTGCTCTCGCTTTCCGCGGACGAGTCTGCCTCGCAGCAGTCCAGCTCCGCGCCGCACCCCGGGGAGGCGGTTCTGGGACTTCGCTGGGACAAGTATGCGTCCTGAAGTCGGCAATCGTGTAGGTCATCTTCCCCAATGATGTCGATTTCATCCTCTTCCAGGTGGATGACGGTTTGCTGTTGAGGTATTTCGACATCTTTAGACAGGGTCATGGTACTGGAGACCCGGAGGATGTTTACTGGCACTGATAAGAGCGGAGCATGTAAAGGAAAACTTGGACTTGTTTTGTTGAGACCCTTTCCTCTCGCCGCCGTCCTGGCTCTTGAGAACAGGCAGAATGGCAGGTCTCCGTGAGATACAGTTTTTATGAGGGGTGGATCCAGTGTCCCTGCCCTTTTCTTTGGATGTCCAAGCCTATCAGAAGTGGTAACTCACAGCTGGCGATAGAAGACAATGCccccaaaaaacagaaaacaaagccAGTGTAACTATTCACAATGTAAGTGGTGGGAAGTGCTAATTGCTTAGTGGCATCACTTTATATTAAGGCCAAAGTTAATTTTCGATACAATTACAATTGGGCTCGTTTGAAATATTGTATAATGCGTACCTAATTAGAACTTTTAAGTCAAAAAGTTACTTTTAAGTCAAAAAGTTACTTTTATCCCAGCCAACAACGTTGTAAGAACATTGTGCGTTAGCTAGGTTAGCAATTCCCCATATGAAGCAAACATTAATAACTGTGTGTTTAGAGTTCATGCAAAGGGTTTTCAGATTGCAGAGTACTACAAATATTTTAGCAGTCATTTCGGTGTCAGAAATGATTAAGCCAAGTGgtattattaaaatgtcaataattCCTTTTCGCATTTGTATTCCCTATTTGTTCattaattattatgtttttaagtcAAACGGATTTGGCGCTTTtactgaataaaatacatatttctaacACGTCCTTTAACAATTAATAggctatataaatgtatatataatgcataCGACAGAGTTTAATTTAACATGCGTTTATtagtttttaaaacattgtCAAGAATCAGCGGACACATGAACATTAATTTAGTTCAGGATTCCTATCTTTGGCCCTGTAGGGAGTCCTACTGTGGCCTAAAATCTCAACATTAtttaaacatacatatttaaactCGGTTTCCCAGAGATGAGGAAGGAGCAGCACAGTAGCTCTGTGGGAGATAAACAAGAGGCACACGGTTGTGAATATTAACACCACGCCTAAGATTAAACCCGTTGGTGAAGTTTCTTTTCCTTGGCCCCCAAGGGCTAAGTTTAGTTTTCAGCGTTTAGGGTCTTGGCAGGTGGCATGACCATGAAAATGGACCTGGATCGGCCCCCTGTTTGCATGAGAAAAAGGTGCTGGAGCGCATTAAACACAGCCATCAACATCAGAATTAAATAGGAAATGACAGCTGCGGCGCTGGGCAAAGGGGTTTTATTAAAGTGCATGAATGGATACAACTCCTCAAAACAACCTGTACTTCATGGATATTTGTTTAAACGGGGCTGCACGTTGACCTTCATTTTAAActaaaaaagacaacaaaaaataaaaaagtcccCACCAATTCCTTGCCTGCGAGATCAAATCTTTCCAACGGTTTGGATTATCCTCCAGTCTTTGAAGAGACCGAAACACACATATTATGTAGTGaccaaaaaacatatatatcagaagaacatgtttaattaattcCACATTTAAAACTAGTGTATTctgggttatatatatataaacaatcaaACAACCTGTTAaactacatttgtgtgtgtgtgtactactTCAAATTGATGATATTATCATTAACAGAATTGCCATCTGTGCTGCTGATTTTTCAATTTTTGCttaatatacatttcttaatatgGAAGTTTATAGTTTACAATTCAAAAACAGTTCAAATATTACCGCatgtaataaattaatgtcATTCTGAAAAGCATTACAGTTCGAGCACTGAAGAAACGGCTTTAATGTTGTGTTGCTTTGCTCCtttatttcttctttaaaaatgtagatAGGTCATGTTAAATGGCAGACAACAGTTTTCAATGGCATATACCGTGGGCTAAGGCTCTTTTCTAAATGTAATGACCCTCTATGCAGTTCACAGGCATAGACTTCCTGAAAATTCAGAATATGAATGGCCACCTCAAGCGATTTCATCTCCTCACCTCCACAATAACACCCAGGTGTTAATCTCCTGCCATTTAATGGCTCTTCTTTCGGGAGATCAACCAGGCCGGTGAAATGTTGTACTAACGCACTGACTTTAGGTATCACAGAGAATGAGCCCCTAAAATAACACCACTTCAGGAAACTAAAGCGCCGTTAGTCAGCACAATTACCTTGTGGACGCGGACAGAGTATTCAAAAGCCATCgagttttacatttaatttcatgtcATTGACATTTATAATTTAAAGGAACAGCTTTACaaaacatttatacatataGAAATTACATCCGACACACAATTTCAGGGTATCTTTACCCTGATTGCACGAAGATTGCACACGATAATAACCTATTGGCCTCAAATGGTGTCAAACACAtgcgtatacacacacacatatacatatatgtcaataataataataataataataataataataataataataataataataataaggatgtCTTTGTTAAAGTTACATTCAACAAtgaatttaaattatgtttttatttagaaGCGTCATGTTACAAAAACCAATGCAGAAAGGACTTACAAGATTGTGTTTAAGACaggtttttttaagtttatttgaaaataatgtaaatgtaaagtaaacaacatgtatttattctctCTTTACCTTTTgataacatttttttcattttaactaTAGTTCTAGATATATTCTTCTTCTGAAGTAATATAGCTTTAAAACACTTACTAAAAGGATGTTTAACTCCTTCCCTGCTActaatttgtcttctgtttacCATATGGATGCGAATCACACAGAAGTCCTTTGGCTAGTCACTGCTTTGTTGGTTGAGAACTGTTGAAATGAATAGATCCTTGAGGATACTCTTATCAAGATTTTTACCTGCAAATGACAGAAATACGTAAATAAATATGcaacatgcaaagtacatgaacacacacacacaaatcattactGCTATCAAGAGATGTACAAATCAGTTACTACTTTCACATGAACACAGACAGATTGCTGTTTGTTAGTAGGATCCTAAATAAATTATTCTGAAAATTATCTATTTATATTATAAGTACAAATATTAAGCATACACAAAATGGGACAAATTTACCATaggttgtttttattacatttattaattgTACCTTAGGCTGTTATAATAAATATGGCTTTTTCTCATTTCTCATTTGCAAAAATTAAACCCGTAATTACTTGTCTGAAGCTCACCTATGAACACCAGTCTGTTGATTCTGGGCTCTGGGTCATCCCATATCTGTGGAGTTTCTTCCAGGTCATATAGTTCATGAACACCCTGTAGTATCATCTGCTGTGGCTTGTCTTCTATGGAAACGATCCCCTGATTTCAGTTCACAAGAAGATTAAAAATGCTTTCAGAAGAAAATACACGTCATACATTACCAACATCTTTATAGAGTTCCTTCCATACAAAGTTTCCTTAATGTCTATGGCCCAGATTAAATCCAAACATCAACCCAGCCACATCGCATTGTAAGAATCTGGTTATTGATGGCAGCTTTTTGTTGTTCCAATGTTATTTGCTTCTATCCAATGGAAACCTGCCATCAAGTACCTTGTTTCGTAATGTGCAACTTGCAGATTATCTACCATATCAGCCTGAATTCACATTCATTGTGTAATGGTTTAAAACTAAAACCCCAAACCCTTCAGATAACACAGTAGCTGCTAGATCTGATTTGTTAAAtttatggaaaaaatatatacatagcaCAGCAAAATATAAAGATGAATGTTATTGAGACAATATTTTACCTTTAATCGAATGATCTTCATTAACACACCAGCTTTGTTCTTAACAGTCTTCTCCCACAAAATGTTCTGAAAAAACATGCATATACtatttttatctttttgttgttgtttaccaatcaaacaaattaatacagaccattaaaattactatttaaatgtaatctattTGTAGTCATCCtacattctttatatatattcgGTCCATAGTTTAATCTACAGATCAAGatcaatcttttatttttttaaataaatagattttgTCGATGAAGATGTTTATTAACACAATAATATAGATAAAACACCAATTAAAAAAGCTGCTACCCTCCCTGTTACAATAGTATACATGTACCACAATACAAATGGAAAACAGATTATTTAATCACAGCACCCCTTTCAatgggtttaaaataaaaatcactgtaTCTGAAATTACTGTATGAAAAAAGCAAAGGATGGGTAGCTCACAGAATACTAGTTACCTGAATATACAAATTTAAACATTCTTCTGAAACGCTCCCAGGTACTTCAAATGTTACCGTGAGAATACTCTGAAAAACAGGGGGGGATATACAgggcttgttattttatattattttttgcagTACCAACATAATTCCTTTATGGTTTAACTTAAGAAACAGTCTTAAGTCTTAAGAAATAGTAATTAGGACAGCAGTATTGAGAGCTTATAAATATGGCAGCATTAGAAAGGTAAACATACCCGAGgacaaaaacaatgttaaagatgCTTAAACGCAGGGCTCATCTGAATGTTCAAGTTAatgttaaaatttaaaaaatattcattaaaatctttaaactaaaaacacataatgctttaaaagtaaaaaaaaaaaaaaaaaaaaaaaaaaaaaagaccaatgGTTGTATTGGTTGAAAATATCTAAATGCTgaaacacaaacacccacagaaGCACACAAATGTAATCTGCTTTTTTGTCCCCGTGTGAATTCTCTCTCAGCATTAAAAGGCACTTTGCAGATCTTTAGGTATTGTGTGTAAGTGTTAAAGTTAAACACTTCCTTGTTATTTGGTATAACAACAGAAACTAGCAGAGACATTTGCATGAAAAGAGCAACTGGGCTCGGCTCAGTAGGGGTTTCTTGCGTTTCTAAaaggagaaagagaaaacagatgacaatataaacatttaacccCCTCCTAG from Amia ocellicauda isolate fAmiCal2 chromosome 8, fAmiCal2.hap1, whole genome shotgun sequence encodes the following:
- the foxd5 gene encoding forkhead box protein D5 — translated: MTLSKDVEIPQQQTVIHLEEDEIDIIGEDDLHDCRLQDAYLSQRSPRTASPGCGAELDCCEADSSAESESSFGAEVLSSSRAQSSLVKPPYSYIALITMAILQSPQKKLTLSGICDFISNKFPYYREKFPAWQNSIRHNLSLNDCFIKIPREPGNPGKGNYWSLDPASEDMFDNGSFLRRRKRFKRHQPEFVKDGLVFYPNFGCYRPYGRPYAMQAQTTAALRYIPVQDRVVMPPAAHPLQYQDGSSRKVPGPKGLQVQLGEPSPDLDAAGGRPSKCSFSIDSIIGKTSSFLQHASLQTTVDYSPFLQRPASCLLPPLLSAPPRTVFCPSSLLSAISSSENVPMPYPHC